The Granulicella sibirica genome has a segment encoding these proteins:
- a CDS encoding beta strand repeat-containing protein — MTTLTAILRFRTTTQDATAARRLSVHGGLGVLVMLFGLVGVRTAFADGTNLPVIVADFNHDGIPDVLIPSSSGPTATVSLGTLPGGSFNGTSRAVTLPSVCTQTAQGSMVTGDFNGDGLSDIAFFCGSSGGIGGVLLSNGDGTFATAKTFGGIYSTSGVVGDFDHDGKLDIVVVGPNSGSSAGQGIQFFHGNGDGTFGGPVFTAFGADSSYSFPVAVDVNNDGYTDIVLGSFTAGAPTLNVFGNNKDGTFGTLAQGVATASVSTAVGTQGESTDGQILVGNLLAANEIDFAVPDTGSTPGFFLVKNTSSGTMFSLGTAAKTAFPALKGAGVGSFTGSGFSDLVAADGTNITVLVNDGTGTFSASYASLAMASVANVFAVADANGDTYSDIYTAVQQTGTIITSVSLVNGSATATSQPVSLTVGTKAISAAWSGDVNFAGSTATGTQTVNGVSAAIALNSNKNPSKAGDAVTFAVLVTAAQGTTMPTGSISLLDGTTTIASGTLSSSGAFSATVSSLAVGTHSIQAVYAGDMYFTGLSSGVLTQVVNQAQQIVPTINWANPNPITYGTPIGSAQLNAAAVDANGVGVAGTFVYTPAAGTVLGIGTQTLSVAFTPSDTTYASATSSVRITVTKATPMLTWPVPSAIPYGTALSGVQLNASAKGIGTGSLPGSFVYSPAAGVVPAPGTQTLSVTFTPTDSVDYTTALGSVTIVVSPLTLTSFAPNVARVGDPNTTVTLTGSGFVTNSVVLVNGAAVATAYVNPTTLTAIIPASDFGKVGTLQVAVSDPGISATTAAQTLTVTPATPAITLTGPATTSPGSQPAVSFALTNPYPVPLTASFNLLFAPAVTPAVDDPAIQFANGGRNFTFTVPANSVTTPAIQLQAGTVAGTITVPLTLTAQGVDVTPANLAPVTIVVPKAIPTVSTTTLTRNGTQLSVAIHGFSNTREVTTATFHFTAAAGAAINTPDVTAPVGPLFTTWFDSTTSVAYGSTFTYTQVFDVSDDAANVGTVEVTLTNSVGVSTSQTAQ, encoded by the coding sequence ATGACGACACTTACCGCGATTCTCCGGTTCAGGACGACGACGCAAGACGCTACGGCGGCGCGTCGGCTTTCCGTGCACGGTGGGCTTGGAGTACTGGTGATGTTGTTTGGACTGGTTGGTGTGAGAACAGCGTTTGCTGATGGGACGAACCTGCCGGTGATCGTGGCCGACTTCAATCACGACGGTATCCCGGATGTGCTGATTCCTTCCAGCAGCGGGCCGACGGCGACAGTTTCACTTGGAACATTGCCGGGGGGATCATTCAACGGAACATCGAGAGCGGTGACCTTGCCCTCAGTCTGTACGCAGACGGCGCAGGGGTCTATGGTGACGGGTGACTTCAATGGCGACGGCTTATCGGATATCGCATTCTTTTGCGGATCTTCGGGCGGGATCGGCGGCGTACTCCTGAGCAATGGGGATGGAACATTCGCGACGGCGAAGACGTTCGGGGGAATCTATTCGACGTCCGGAGTAGTTGGAGACTTCGATCACGATGGCAAGCTGGATATTGTCGTCGTGGGGCCGAACAGCGGATCGAGTGCGGGGCAGGGAATTCAGTTCTTTCACGGCAATGGAGATGGCACGTTCGGAGGGCCCGTATTCACGGCATTTGGCGCTGATTCCTCTTACTCGTTTCCGGTTGCTGTGGATGTGAATAACGATGGGTATACAGACATCGTTCTAGGGAGCTTCACCGCAGGCGCTCCGACGCTCAACGTCTTCGGGAACAACAAGGATGGGACCTTTGGAACGCTGGCCCAAGGAGTTGCGACGGCGAGTGTCTCCACGGCTGTCGGGACCCAGGGTGAGTCAACCGACGGACAGATATTAGTGGGGAACCTCTTAGCGGCTAATGAAATCGACTTCGCTGTGCCCGATACAGGTAGCACACCTGGCTTCTTCCTCGTCAAGAACACTAGTTCCGGAACTATGTTCTCGCTTGGGACCGCCGCTAAGACTGCGTTTCCAGCGCTGAAGGGCGCGGGAGTGGGGAGCTTTACCGGGAGTGGCTTCTCTGACCTTGTCGCCGCTGACGGAACGAATATAACAGTGCTGGTAAACGATGGCACCGGAACCTTCTCCGCGAGTTACGCTTCGCTGGCGATGGCATCGGTGGCGAATGTTTTTGCCGTGGCGGATGCAAATGGGGACACCTACAGCGATATCTACACCGCTGTGCAGCAGACTGGGACAATCATCACGTCGGTGAGCCTTGTAAACGGGTCGGCAACTGCAACCTCGCAGCCCGTTTCGCTGACGGTGGGAACCAAGGCTATTTCGGCTGCGTGGAGCGGAGACGTGAACTTTGCAGGTTCGACGGCTACCGGCACACAGACGGTCAATGGCGTGTCTGCGGCGATCGCATTGAACAGCAATAAGAATCCTTCGAAAGCGGGGGATGCCGTAACGTTTGCGGTTTTGGTCACGGCAGCGCAAGGGACGACGATGCCGACGGGATCGATCTCCCTGCTGGACGGAACGACGACGATCGCCAGCGGGACACTCAGTAGCTCGGGTGCGTTCAGCGCGACGGTGAGTTCTCTGGCCGTGGGGACGCATTCGATTCAGGCCGTGTATGCGGGCGATATGTACTTCACCGGGCTGAGTTCCGGAGTGTTGACCCAGGTGGTCAATCAGGCTCAGCAGATTGTGCCGACGATCAATTGGGCAAATCCGAACCCGATCACGTATGGGACGCCGATTGGAAGCGCGCAATTGAACGCGGCCGCCGTCGACGCCAATGGGGTCGGCGTGGCTGGAACGTTCGTTTATACGCCGGCTGCCGGGACTGTTCTTGGCATCGGGACGCAGACGCTGAGCGTAGCATTCACTCCCTCAGATACGACATATGCTTCGGCGACCTCGAGCGTCAGGATTACGGTGACGAAGGCGACTCCGATGCTGACGTGGCCTGTGCCGTCGGCGATTCCATATGGAACTGCGCTAAGCGGCGTCCAGTTGAACGCATCGGCGAAGGGTATTGGGACGGGATCTCTGCCCGGTAGCTTCGTTTATAGTCCAGCCGCCGGCGTTGTGCCCGCGCCTGGGACGCAGACACTCAGCGTGACGTTTACGCCTACGGATTCGGTCGACTACACAACCGCACTGGGGAGTGTGACGATCGTTGTTTCGCCGCTCACGCTGACCTCTTTTGCGCCGAACGTGGCGCGAGTTGGCGATCCGAACACGACTGTGACGTTGACGGGTTCGGGCTTTGTGACGAATTCCGTGGTGCTGGTGAATGGCGCGGCGGTGGCGACGGCTTATGTCAATCCCACAACTCTGACGGCGATCATTCCGGCGTCCGACTTCGGGAAGGTCGGTACACTGCAGGTTGCAGTCTCCGATCCAGGGATCTCGGCGACGACTGCCGCGCAGACGCTCACCGTCACACCAGCGACCCCAGCGATCACGCTGACAGGGCCGGCCACGACCTCACCCGGTTCTCAGCCGGCGGTGAGCTTTGCGCTCACAAATCCGTATCCTGTGCCGTTGACGGCTTCGTTCAACCTGCTCTTCGCGCCTGCAGTGACTCCTGCGGTGGATGATCCGGCGATCCAGTTTGCGAACGGCGGACGCAATTTCACGTTCACGGTTCCGGCAAACTCCGTGACGACGCCGGCGATTCAACTTCAGGCGGGCACCGTTGCCGGTACGATAACGGTTCCCTTAACCTTAACGGCGCAGGGCGTGGATGTGACTCCGGCGAATCTTGCTCCGGTGACAATCGTCGTACCAAAGGCAATTCCTACGGTCTCAACGACGACCTTGACGCGGAACGGAACGCAACTGAGCGTGGCGATTCATGGTTTCTCGAACACGCGCGAGGTGACGACGGCGACGTTCCACTTCACGGCGGCCGCAGGCGCGGCGATTAATACTCCAGATGTGACCGCGCCTGTTGGGCCGCTGTTTACTACGTGGTTCGACTCGACGACATCAGTGGCGTATGGGTCGACGTTTACGTATACACAGGTGTTCGATGTGAGCGACGATGCGGCGAATGTCGGGACGGTGGAGGTGACCTTGACAAACTCTGTTGGCGTGTCCACTTCGCAGACGGCACAGTAG
- a CDS encoding UbiD family decarboxylase, with translation MSDEKVLPIKKPSLDLQSHLAELEANGLLTRVDRPINKDTELHPLVRCQFLGGIQEDDRRAFLFTNVIDSEGRHYDIPVVVGALAASPKIYALGMGRPIADIGADWLSAIAHPIAPVVVILPPCQDVVMMGNELRKPGGGLASLPVPISTPGYDAAPYLTATLCITIDPDSGIQNIGTYRAALKKTDRLGVRMSSRIGGAGGYLHWCKYHDRKEKMPCAIVIGAAPVIAYTGPQKLSIDLDEITVAGALAGVPIRIAKAITVNLDVPADAEIVIEGFIDTDMLEPEGPFGESNGYVALEDFNMSMEVTAITHRKKPVFISIISQVSPSESSVIKKLALEPLYLNYLRESLSLKSVLRVVMHEHLSDLRPIIFVQFSNETPKTEVWRGLQATAARQADSGKIVIAVSEDIDPENTDAVMWSLAYRSNPVEDVHVEPYRSTGHSPKSGPSELDSTLLIDATLKYPMAPLALPKREFMERAQVLWKELGLPTITPHAPWHGYSLGDWNDSWEQFAKNAVVGAWSKNGEETWLRRRSGLKPETPARTVEASGKMATSTGPTPPDAD, from the coding sequence ATGAGCGATGAGAAGGTTCTTCCGATTAAAAAGCCGAGTCTTGATCTTCAGAGCCATCTTGCTGAGCTCGAAGCAAATGGTTTGCTCACCCGCGTTGACCGTCCCATCAATAAAGACACGGAATTGCATCCACTCGTTCGTTGTCAATTTCTCGGAGGGATACAAGAGGACGACCGTCGCGCCTTCCTGTTCACGAATGTTATTGATTCAGAGGGACGACACTACGACATCCCGGTTGTGGTGGGAGCGTTGGCAGCCTCGCCGAAAATTTACGCTCTTGGAATGGGCAGGCCGATTGCCGATATCGGTGCCGACTGGCTTTCTGCGATAGCTCACCCCATTGCCCCTGTCGTTGTGATCTTGCCGCCCTGCCAGGACGTTGTGATGATGGGGAATGAGTTGCGGAAACCCGGCGGAGGCCTCGCAAGCTTGCCTGTTCCAATTTCGACCCCGGGGTATGACGCAGCGCCTTATCTGACAGCAACCTTGTGCATCACGATCGATCCCGACAGCGGGATCCAGAATATCGGTACATACCGCGCGGCATTGAAGAAGACCGATCGTCTTGGGGTAAGAATGTCATCCCGAATCGGTGGCGCTGGTGGGTACCTCCACTGGTGCAAATACCATGACCGAAAGGAAAAGATGCCTTGTGCCATCGTCATCGGCGCTGCGCCGGTCATCGCCTACACCGGCCCACAAAAGTTATCGATTGATCTCGATGAGATTACAGTAGCCGGTGCGCTGGCCGGGGTTCCGATTCGGATTGCAAAGGCCATTACAGTCAATCTTGATGTTCCTGCCGATGCAGAGATCGTTATCGAAGGTTTTATCGATACCGACATGCTCGAACCAGAAGGACCTTTCGGCGAGAGCAACGGCTATGTTGCGCTGGAAGACTTCAACATGTCCATGGAAGTGACGGCGATAACTCACAGGAAGAAGCCTGTCTTCATTTCCATCATTAGCCAGGTGTCGCCGAGTGAATCAAGCGTCATCAAGAAGCTGGCTCTTGAACCGCTGTACCTGAATTACCTACGGGAATCCTTGTCCCTCAAAAGCGTGCTCCGGGTTGTCATGCATGAGCATCTTAGCGATTTGCGTCCAATCATCTTCGTGCAGTTCTCGAATGAAACGCCAAAGACCGAGGTCTGGCGTGGTCTACAGGCCACTGCAGCAAGACAGGCCGACAGCGGCAAAATCGTCATTGCTGTAAGCGAAGATATCGATCCCGAGAATACGGATGCCGTGATGTGGTCTCTGGCGTACCGCTCGAATCCGGTTGAGGACGTTCATGTCGAACCTTACCGTTCGACTGGACACTCTCCGAAGTCGGGTCCATCGGAATTGGATTCGACACTTCTGATAGACGCCACATTGAAATATCCAATGGCTCCTCTGGCGCTACCAAAACGTGAGTTCATGGAACGTGCCCAGGTGTTATGGAAGGAACTTGGCTTACCCACCATAACGCCGCACGCTCCCTGGCACGGGTATTCGCTTGGAGATTGGAACGACTCATGGGAGCAATTCGCAAAAAATGCTGTCGTAGGAGCCTGGTCCAAGAACGGGGAGGAGACTTGGTTGCGGAGACGGAGTGGGCTGAAACCCGAGACGCCGGCGCGGACGGTGGAGGCTAGCGGGAAAATGGCCACAAGCACGGGCCCAACTCCCCCAGATGCTGACTAA
- a CDS encoding VIT1/CCC1 transporter family protein, whose protein sequence is MVDTDEISNLLVVLEANWQAEMEDHATYKALASAETDSRRRNVLRGLAAAERHHARLWADEIATLAGPKLVYAGAPNGRAAATSGTTSGIDTILRQLRIHERSEIERYSKQEGTLKTDASQKVLLEVIADENEHYKTLSNLIRARPPLPAMDHSQARTALAALLAARRQRHPEAAGWLNDAIYAAHDGLGSIFGIVSGVAGATFGKSHYVLIAGLAGMVGSALSTGTGAYLTARSERELYEAEIARERRAVDYDESESREVLALSLQVRGLPEDVAERLSHLLAENKEGFVKALARTRANVSEESLSDPWTAALTGFTATAIGAFVPIIPFFFMSGVSAIASAGIVSLSAHFAVGASRSLMIVRPWWRSGLELTAFGAVEGIITFSIGLALGQLVGTR, encoded by the coding sequence ATGGTCGACACAGATGAGATATCCAACTTGCTTGTTGTACTTGAAGCAAACTGGCAAGCCGAGATGGAGGACCACGCCACCTATAAGGCTTTGGCGTCAGCAGAAACCGACTCCCGCCGGCGCAATGTCCTGAGAGGGCTCGCGGCCGCTGAAAGACACCACGCCCGTCTTTGGGCTGATGAGATCGCTACGCTGGCTGGACCGAAGTTGGTTTACGCAGGGGCTCCGAACGGACGGGCCGCTGCCACTTCCGGGACAACTTCGGGGATCGACACCATACTCCGTCAGCTCAGAATCCATGAACGAAGCGAGATCGAACGTTACAGCAAACAAGAAGGGACGCTCAAGACTGACGCGAGTCAGAAGGTTTTGCTTGAAGTGATTGCTGACGAGAACGAGCACTATAAGACTCTGAGTAATCTGATCCGCGCTCGCCCTCCGCTTCCGGCGATGGACCATTCTCAGGCAAGGACAGCGCTAGCGGCGCTACTGGCTGCTCGAAGGCAGCGGCATCCCGAAGCCGCAGGTTGGCTGAATGATGCCATCTATGCAGCTCATGATGGCCTCGGCTCGATCTTCGGTATTGTGTCTGGCGTCGCAGGGGCGACCTTCGGGAAGAGCCACTATGTTCTGATCGCTGGTTTGGCGGGAATGGTCGGGAGCGCGTTGTCCACTGGCACAGGCGCTTATCTGACGGCAAGAAGCGAACGAGAACTCTATGAAGCTGAAATCGCGCGCGAACGCAGGGCTGTGGATTATGACGAATCGGAGTCGCGGGAGGTCTTGGCACTCAGCCTTCAGGTGCGCGGTCTCCCGGAAGATGTAGCCGAACGTCTCTCACACCTGTTAGCCGAAAACAAGGAGGGTTTCGTCAAGGCACTCGCGCGTACGAGAGCGAATGTCTCAGAAGAAAGCCTCAGTGACCCTTGGACTGCGGCTTTGACGGGTTTTACTGCTACAGCGATCGGAGCTTTCGTTCCAATCATCCCGTTTTTCTTCATGTCAGGGGTATCAGCGATCGCGTCGGCGGGAATTGTCTCCCTTTCTGCTCACTTCGCCGTGGGCGCGAGTAGATCGCTTATGATCGTGCGGCCGTGGTGGCGCTCTGGGCTTGAGTTGACGGCCTTTGGCGCGGTGGAAGGAATCATCACATTTTCCATCGGTCTGGCTCTGGGGCAGTTGGTCGGGACACGCTAG